One window of Sinorhizobium numidicum genomic DNA carries:
- a CDS encoding acyl-CoA dehydrogenase family protein, whose protein sequence is MNQMNRTEQKLAELNQPKPWSGINAYRSDPLVVDITSSMPKALRDEFDALGRYVTSPEAQELARMANEGVPKLRTHGPRGERLDVVEFHPAWHALMRRSMTTGLHSSAWENLPDEQGRSHKARAIRFYLTAQLECGHLCPLTMTSASVAAITASPAVQKEWAPKILSRKYDSSNRPWMQKSAVTIGMGMTEKQGGTDVRANTSTAERVGEGIYRLNGHKWFMSAPMSDAFVMLAQTREGLGCFLVPRLLEDGGANGLRFQRLKDKLGNRSNASTEVEFSDTFGFLLGAPDAGIRTILDMVTLTRLDCALASAGMMRASLAEAVHHTRGRKVFGKALVSQPMMTRVLADMALDVAAASALSFRLAEAFDKAHSSAEDAAYARIMTPVAKYWCCKIAPALIYEAMECLGGNGYVEERALARHYREAPVNAIWEGSGNVMALDVLRVLGRGKELFEQLFAVFGRDLGPAGRKTVEVLRAAMSLCERDEGAARMLVEQLALAAAAAELYRLGAGRIADAFLESRLAAGWRSTYGMLDSRFDSAYVLDLLYPAAT, encoded by the coding sequence ATGAATCAGATGAACCGGACCGAACAGAAACTCGCCGAGCTGAACCAGCCCAAGCCCTGGTCCGGTATCAACGCCTATCGTTCCGATCCGCTGGTGGTCGATATCACCTCGAGCATGCCCAAGGCGCTGCGCGACGAATTCGACGCGCTCGGCCGTTATGTGACCTCGCCGGAGGCGCAGGAGCTGGCACGCATGGCGAACGAGGGCGTTCCGAAGCTGAGGACCCACGGGCCGCGCGGCGAGCGCCTCGATGTCGTCGAGTTCCATCCGGCCTGGCATGCGCTGATGCGCCGGTCGATGACGACCGGATTGCACTCGTCCGCCTGGGAGAATTTGCCGGACGAGCAGGGTCGATCGCACAAGGCGAGGGCGATCCGCTTCTATCTGACGGCGCAGCTCGAATGCGGCCATCTCTGCCCGCTGACGATGACGAGCGCCTCGGTTGCCGCGATCACCGCCTCGCCTGCCGTCCAGAAGGAATGGGCGCCGAAGATCCTCTCCCGCAAGTATGATTCGTCCAACCGGCCGTGGATGCAGAAATCCGCTGTCACGATTGGCATGGGTATGACGGAAAAGCAGGGCGGCACGGATGTGCGCGCCAACACGTCTACCGCCGAACGCGTGGGCGAGGGCATCTACCGTTTGAACGGACACAAGTGGTTCATGTCCGCGCCGATGAGCGACGCCTTCGTGATGCTCGCACAGACACGCGAGGGACTCGGTTGCTTCCTGGTGCCCCGGCTGCTCGAGGACGGTGGCGCCAATGGCTTGCGCTTCCAGCGGCTGAAGGACAAGCTCGGCAACCGCTCCAACGCGTCCACCGAGGTCGAGTTTTCGGATACTTTCGGGTTCTTGCTTGGAGCGCCGGACGCCGGCATCCGCACGATTCTCGACATGGTCACCCTGACGCGGCTCGATTGCGCGCTGGCTTCGGCCGGAATGATGCGCGCCTCGCTCGCCGAGGCCGTGCATCACACCCGCGGTCGCAAGGTTTTTGGCAAGGCGCTTGTCAGCCAGCCGATGATGACGCGGGTTCTCGCTGACATGGCTCTCGACGTCGCTGCTGCAAGTGCGCTCTCGTTCCGCCTCGCGGAGGCTTTCGACAAGGCCCACAGCAGTGCCGAGGACGCCGCGTACGCCCGCATTATGACGCCGGTGGCGAAATACTGGTGCTGCAAGATCGCCCCCGCCTTGATCTACGAGGCGATGGAGTGCCTCGGCGGCAACGGCTATGTCGAAGAAAGGGCGCTTGCCCGCCACTACCGCGAGGCGCCGGTCAACGCGATCTGGGAAGGCTCCGGCAACGTGATGGCGCTCGACGTATTGAGGGTGCTCGGACGCGGCAAGGAACTGTTCGAGCAGCTCTTCGCGGTCTTCGGTCGTGATCTTGGCCCTGCCGGTCGAAAGACGGTCGAAGTCCTGCGTGCAGCCATGTCACTCTGCGAGCGCGATGAAGGCGCGGCGCGCATGCTGGTCGAGCAACTGGCGCTCGCTGCGGCCGCGGCCGAACTCTATCGGCTCGGAGCCGGGCGCATCGCCGATGCGTTCCTGGAGTCGCGGCTGGCTGCCGGCTGGCGCTCGACCTACGGCATGCTCGATTCGCGCTTTGATTCGGCCTACGTGCTCGATCTGCTCTATCCGGCAGCGACATAA
- a CDS encoding AEC family transporter, which yields MTIIFESILPVFLLVLLGIWLRRTKLIDQGLWVGLEQFGYYLLFPALLFSTLAQADFTGMKADATAIATIGSVTLMAAALLLTWPFLRSRRISSASFTSIFQTATRWNGFMALAIAQKLYGAIGLSLTALVMTLIIIPINFYNVAVLVWFSGRSRGLGYFFLKIITNPLIVSSALGILFNLAGVELYTPVMTAIDMLATASLSLGLIMVGAGLKIADALKPSGAAVLAVALKLIVMPVFMVGASALLGIRGDALLVIALGAAVPTAMNGYLLAKQMGGDAELYAAVATVQTAVSFFTIPLVLSITRYVAAG from the coding sequence ATGACGATTATTTTCGAAAGCATTCTGCCTGTCTTTCTGCTCGTGCTTCTCGGCATCTGGCTTCGGCGGACGAAGCTCATCGACCAGGGACTTTGGGTCGGGCTTGAGCAGTTCGGCTATTATCTCCTCTTTCCGGCGCTGCTCTTCTCGACGTTGGCGCAGGCGGATTTCACCGGAATGAAGGCGGACGCGACGGCGATCGCGACGATCGGCAGCGTGACGCTGATGGCGGCAGCGCTCCTCCTCACCTGGCCTTTCCTGCGCAGCAGGCGGATTTCCAGCGCCTCCTTCACGTCGATCTTTCAGACCGCGACGCGCTGGAACGGGTTCATGGCGCTCGCGATCGCACAAAAGCTTTACGGCGCGATCGGCCTCAGCCTGACCGCGCTGGTAATGACGCTGATCATCATCCCGATCAACTTCTATAATGTTGCCGTGCTGGTCTGGTTCAGCGGGCGCAGCCGCGGGCTCGGATACTTCTTTTTGAAGATCATCACCAATCCGCTCATCGTCTCGTCGGCACTTGGGATATTGTTCAATCTCGCAGGTGTCGAGCTCTATACGCCCGTAATGACGGCGATCGACATGCTGGCGACCGCCTCACTCAGCCTCGGTCTAATCATGGTCGGCGCCGGCCTCAAGATCGCGGATGCCTTGAAGCCGAGCGGAGCCGCGGTGCTCGCGGTGGCGCTCAAGCTGATCGTCATGCCTGTCTTCATGGTCGGCGCAAGCGCCCTGCTCGGCATCCGCGGCGATGCCTTGCTGGTCATCGCCCTTGGTGCTGCCGTTCCGACCGCGATGAACGGCTATCTTCTTGCCAAGCAGATGGGAGGAGATGCGGAGCTTTACGCCGCCGTCGCCACGGTACAAACGGCCGTGTCGTTCTTCACCATACCGCTCGTCCTTTCCATCACCCGTTATGTCGCTGCCGGATAG
- a CDS encoding DUF6105 family protein, translated as MKWLLIFWGGPVVLLTGWYGLSYHDMSFGVFMLTREAHDLVFRVYGHVLGIPPESIPPLVARAMVVDSLIVFALVALRKRRQIVAWYRSRFAAAQSPESLSAASEANLSSAP; from the coding sequence ATGAAGTGGCTTCTGATCTTCTGGGGCGGCCCCGTGGTGCTTTTGACCGGCTGGTATGGCCTATCGTACCATGACATGAGCTTCGGCGTCTTCATGTTGACCCGCGAGGCGCATGATCTGGTATTTCGCGTCTACGGGCATGTTCTCGGAATTCCGCCGGAGAGCATTCCGCCGCTTGTTGCCCGGGCGATGGTTGTCGACAGCCTGATCGTATTTGCTCTCGTCGCGCTCAGGAAACGCCGGCAGATCGTCGCGTGGTATCGGTCCCGTTTCGCCGCGGCTCAATCGCCGGAATCGCTGTCGGCCGCGAGCGAGGCCAATCTGTCCAGCGCTCCCTGA
- the ruvX gene encoding Holliday junction resolvase RuvX has translation MAILTIEELAAWLPPRQAVAGLDLGTKTIGVSVSDLGRRFATPRGVIRRVKFGVDAEALLSMAAREKIAAFIIGLPINMDGSEGPRCQATRAFVRNMGEKTDIPFVLWDERLSTVAAERALIEMDVSRKKRAERIDSAAASFILQGALDRLASLAADSDSGD, from the coding sequence ATGGCAATTCTCACCATCGAAGAACTGGCGGCATGGCTGCCGCCCCGCCAGGCGGTCGCCGGTCTGGATCTTGGCACGAAGACGATCGGCGTGTCGGTGTCCGACCTCGGGCGGCGCTTTGCGACGCCACGCGGCGTGATCCGCCGCGTCAAGTTCGGCGTCGATGCCGAGGCTCTTCTCTCGATGGCTGCAAGGGAAAAGATTGCGGCCTTTATCATTGGACTACCCATCAACATGGACGGCAGCGAAGGGCCACGCTGCCAAGCCACCCGGGCCTTCGTGCGGAATATGGGAGAGAAGACGGACATTCCCTTCGTGCTCTGGGACGAAAGGCTTTCGACGGTCGCGGCGGAGCGGGCCTTGATCGAGATGGACGTTTCCCGAAAGAAGCGAGCCGAGCGCATCGACTCGGCTGCCGCCTCCTTCATCCTTCAGGGAGCGCTGGACAGATTGGCCTCGCTCGCGGCCGACAGCGATTCCGGCGATTGA
- a CDS encoding metal-dependent hydrolase, whose translation MKIKWLGHSAFHIETAKSKILIDPFFSGNPAFRDSERKAATAGLTHILLTHGHGDHVGDTVAIAKETGATVLANFDLCMWLGRQGLSKLEPGNTGGTIQLGAFSATFVNALHSSAQITEDGVSHSLGNANGLVLHFDDEPTLYHMGDTDIFSDMALINELHEPDIGMVPIGDRFTMGGAVAALACQRYFKFGTVFPCHYRSFPIIDQTPETFIAGMDGASTFVATPEVGDVVTA comes from the coding sequence ATGAAGATCAAATGGCTGGGCCATTCCGCCTTCCATATCGAGACCGCGAAGTCCAAGATCCTGATCGATCCGTTCTTCAGCGGCAATCCGGCGTTTCGCGACAGCGAGCGCAAGGCGGCGACGGCAGGGCTCACGCATATCCTGCTGACGCACGGCCATGGCGACCACGTCGGAGACACGGTGGCGATCGCCAAGGAAACGGGGGCGACGGTCCTTGCCAATTTCGACCTTTGCATGTGGCTCGGTCGGCAGGGCCTGTCGAAGCTGGAGCCCGGCAACACCGGAGGCACCATCCAGCTCGGTGCGTTCTCGGCAACGTTCGTCAATGCGCTTCACTCCTCGGCGCAGATCACCGAAGATGGTGTCTCTCATTCGCTCGGCAACGCCAACGGTCTGGTTCTTCACTTCGATGATGAGCCGACGCTCTATCACATGGGCGATACCGATATCTTCTCCGACATGGCGCTGATTAACGAGTTGCACGAGCCGGATATCGGCATGGTGCCGATCGGCGACCGCTTCACCATGGGCGGTGCCGTCGCGGCTCTCGCATGCCAGCGCTACTTCAAGTTCGGCACTGTCTTTCCGTGTCACTACCGTTCGTTCCCGATCATCGACCAGACGCCGGAAACCTTCATAGCCGGTATGGACGGCGCCTCTACGTTTGTCGCAACGCCCGAGGTGGGCGACGTAGTCACGGCCTAG
- the gatC gene encoding Asp-tRNA(Asn)/Glu-tRNA(Gln) amidotransferase subunit GatC: MSVDIATVKRVARLARIAVSEQEAERMTGELNGILGFVEQLSEVNVEGVEPMTSVMPMKIKKRPDIVSDGDKADDIVANAPNSDRNFFVVPKVVE; the protein is encoded by the coding sequence ATGTCCGTAGACATTGCCACCGTGAAGCGCGTCGCGCGCCTTGCCCGAATCGCCGTCAGCGAACAGGAAGCCGAGCGCATGACGGGCGAGCTCAATGGCATCCTCGGCTTCGTCGAGCAGCTCTCCGAAGTCAATGTCGAAGGCGTCGAGCCGATGACTTCGGTAATGCCCATGAAGATAAAGAAGCGGCCCGACATCGTTTCGGACGGCGACAAGGCGGACGACATCGTTGCCAACGCGCCGAATTCGGACCGCAACTTCTTCGTCGTGCCCAAGGTGGTCGAGTAA